One part of the Candidatus Eisenbacteria bacterium genome encodes these proteins:
- a CDS encoding 5'-deoxyadenosine deaminase, with the protein MSWTCASAGTIERSGASESVGESLKEDILSSSLLLKGGTIVTMNAKRDVFAGDVLIKDGIIAAVGGALQETFGSAGRVIDVGGCYVLPGFVQTHVHLCQTLFRGLVEYAGLGKWLERVWNLEAAHDPRSMYYSTLLGCCELLKSGTTCILDMGSVHHQEHVFRALSESGMRAFAGKAMMDCGDSVPAGLRESTRQSLEETLGLISHWHGANDGRIRYAPAPRFMESCSDELLRTVSEKARELGLLIHSHAAETEEELNNCRIKHGVSPVAFLHSIGLTGRHVVLAHCVHLETQDFGILSDTGTKVAHCPSSNLKLSSGIADVGRMLRSGVKVSLGCDGAPCNNNLDMITEMRLAALLQRYLNGDEFQWAQAVLEAATLGGAGALGLSDTIGSVEPDKKADITVIDVTRAHAFCGADCDPSARVVFSARGSDVKFVIVEGQVLVENGSLTKLDEQKIVAQSAEELKKLVVRCN; encoded by the coding sequence GTGTCTTGGACGTGTGCATCCGCGGGCACTATCGAGCGGTCAGGTGCGTCCGAATCCGTCGGTGAATCCCTCAAGGAGGACATTCTGAGTAGCTCTCTTCTGCTCAAGGGCGGCACAATCGTGACCATGAACGCAAAGCGCGACGTGTTCGCGGGTGACGTCCTCATAAAAGACGGGATCATCGCCGCCGTCGGTGGGGCGTTGCAGGAAACCTTCGGCAGTGCGGGGAGGGTGATAGACGTCGGTGGGTGCTACGTGCTTCCGGGATTCGTACAAACCCACGTTCATCTTTGCCAGACGCTTTTCAGGGGGTTGGTCGAGTACGCAGGCCTCGGAAAATGGCTCGAGCGGGTCTGGAATCTCGAGGCCGCTCACGACCCACGTTCCATGTACTATTCCACGTTGCTCGGTTGCTGTGAGTTGCTCAAGAGTGGGACCACGTGCATTCTGGACATGGGGAGCGTCCACCACCAGGAACACGTCTTTCGTGCTTTGAGCGAATCGGGCATGAGGGCGTTCGCCGGGAAGGCGATGATGGACTGCGGTGACAGCGTTCCGGCGGGATTGAGAGAGTCGACGCGGCAGTCCCTCGAAGAAACCCTTGGCCTCATCTCGCACTGGCATGGGGCGAACGACGGGAGAATTCGCTACGCCCCAGCCCCGAGATTCATGGAGAGCTGCAGCGACGAGCTTCTGAGAACCGTCTCGGAAAAGGCGCGCGAACTCGGCCTCTTGATTCACTCACACGCCGCTGAAACCGAAGAAGAGTTGAACAACTGTAGGATCAAGCACGGAGTGAGTCCGGTAGCTTTCTTACATTCAATCGGCCTCACCGGAAGACACGTCGTGCTCGCTCACTGCGTGCACCTCGAGACCCAGGATTTCGGAATCCTGAGCGACACCGGGACCAAAGTTGCTCACTGTCCGTCCAGCAACCTCAAACTATCCTCCGGAATAGCCGACGTCGGTCGCATGCTGCGTTCCGGCGTGAAGGTGTCGCTCGGATGCGACGGCGCGCCCTGTAACAACAATCTGGACATGATCACCGAGATGCGCCTGGCGGCACTCTTGCAGCGATACCTGAACGGGGACGAATTCCAGTGGGCTCAGGCAGTCCTGGAGGCTGCCACTCTTGGTGGAGCGGGGGCGCTGGGTTTGAGCGACACGATCGGCAGCGTCGAGCCCGACAAGAAGGCCGACATTACCGTCATAGACGTCACTCGCGCTCACGCGTTCTGCGGCGCCGACTGTGATCCTAGTGCGAGAGTAGTCTTTTCTGCAAGAGGCTCGGACGTGAAATTTGTGATAGTCGAAGGTCAGGTGCTGGTCGAGAACGGCTCTCTGACGAAACTTGACGAGCAAAAGATCGTGGCGCAGAGCGCAGAGGAGTTGAAGAAGCTCGTTGTTCGCTGCAATTGA
- the rpiB gene encoding ribose 5-phosphate isomerase B, translated as MGADHGGFKLKETLKKYLEEELGVIVKDLGTMSEGSVDYPDLAVAVARAVAAGECERGIVIDTMGIGSSIAANKVKGIRAALCHDVSTARSSRGHNDANVLALGSKVVNPGLARTMVRAWLSTSFEGGRHGLRVQKIMAAEKG; from the coding sequence ATCGGCGCCGATCATGGGGGTTTCAAGCTGAAGGAGACGCTGAAGAAGTATCTAGAGGAAGAACTCGGCGTCATCGTAAAGGATCTGGGAACCATGAGCGAAGGGTCCGTGGATTACCCCGACCTTGCCGTGGCCGTCGCACGAGCCGTTGCCGCGGGAGAATGCGAGAGAGGAATCGTCATAGATACGATGGGGATAGGTTCTTCCATCGCCGCCAACAAGGTCAAGGGAATCCGAGCAGCCCTCTGCCATGATGTATCAACTGCCAGAAGCAGCCGTGGTCACAATGACGCCAACGTCCTCGCTCTCGGCTCCAAGGTGGTCAATCCGGGCCTTGCCCGCACGATGGTGAGAGCATGGCTCTCGACTTCCTTCGAAGGAGGAAGGCATGGCCTGAGAGTCCAGAAGATAATGGCCGCAGAAAAGGGATGA
- the hpt gene encoding hypoxanthine phosphoribosyltransferase: protein MQVLLTEEQIQKRVKELAAEISRDYKGKSPVLIGILRGSFIFLSDLVRQVSISPEIDFMSVSSYNNLTKSSGVVRILKDLERDISDENVVIIEDIVDSGLTLAYICRVLQARLPKSLKICALLDKRERREVDIKIDYVGFVIPNEFVVGYGLDLAQKYRNLPYVAVLDESEIQET, encoded by the coding sequence ATGCAGGTTCTACTCACGGAGGAACAGATACAGAAGCGCGTCAAGGAGTTGGCCGCCGAAATATCTCGTGACTACAAAGGAAAATCTCCCGTACTCATCGGCATTCTGCGCGGCAGCTTCATTTTTCTTTCGGACCTCGTCAGGCAAGTCTCCATTTCTCCGGAAATCGACTTCATGTCCGTCTCGAGCTACAACAACCTCACGAAGAGCTCGGGCGTTGTGAGGATCCTCAAGGATCTGGAAAGAGACATTAGCGACGAAAACGTGGTGATCATTGAGGACATCGTCGACAGCGGGCTCACGTTGGCTTACATATGCAGGGTGCTGCAGGCCAGGCTTCCCAAGTCGCTCAAGATATGTGCGCTTCTTGACAAGCGAGAAAGGAGAGAGGTAGACATCAAGATCGATTACGTCGGATTTGTAATTCCCAACGAGTTCGTGGTGGGCTACGGTCTTGATCTGGCCCAGAAATACAGAAACCTCCCGTACGTGGCTGTCCTTGACGAATCTGAAATACAAGAAACGTGA